The following are encoded together in the Eulemur rufifrons isolate Redbay chromosome 28, OSU_ERuf_1, whole genome shotgun sequence genome:
- the IFIT2 gene encoding interferon-induced protein with tetratricopeptide repeats 2, which produces MSETTKNSLESSLRQLKCHFTWNLLEGEDSLDDFEDKVFYRTVFQDSDFKATTCNLLAYVKHCRGQNEAALECLRHAEELIQQEHAGQAEIRSLVTWGNYAWVYYHMGRLSEAQIYVDKVKHVCEKFSSPYRIESPKLDCEEGWTRLKCGGKQNERAKVCFEKALEKNPKNPEFTSGLAIASYRLEDWPPSQDPVDPLRRAIRLNPDNQYIKVLLALKLHKMKEEGEGERLVEEALAKAPGATDVLRSAAELYRRKNDPDKAIELLRKALEYTPNNAYLHCQIGSCYRAKVHEIMKAGDNRMKREELLELIGQAVAHFKIADETNENLFDVCSRLAILHVLADQNEEAEYYFQKEFSKEHSPVDKQVLHLRYGNFQLYQMKREDMAIHHYLEGIKINQKSKITEKMKNKLQKIAKMRLSKNREDSEALYILEFLQELSEETQQADENSEKGLDSGRLILSASLAEIENEE; this is translated from the exons ATGAG TGAGACCACTAAGAATTCCTTGGAGAGCAGCCTACGGCAACTAAAATGCCATTTCACCTGGAACTTGTTGGAGGGAGAAGATTCCTTAGATGATTTTGAAGACAAAGTGTTTTACCGGACTGTGTTTCAGGACAGTGACTTCAAAGCCACAACGTGCAACCTACTGGCCTACGTAAAGCACTGCAGAGGCCAGAACGAAGCAGCCCTGGAATGCTTACGGCACGCTGAAGAGTTGATCCAGCAAGAGCATGCTGGCCAGGCCGAAATCAGAAGCCTGGTCACCTGGGGAAACTACGCCTGGGTGTACTATCACATGGGCCGGCTCTCCGAAGCTCAGATTTATGTGGATAAAGTGAAGCATGTCTGTGAGAAGTTTTCCAGTCCCTACAGAATTGAGAGTCCCAAGCTTGACTGTGAGGAAGGGTGGACACGGCTGAAGTGTGGaggaaagcaaaatgaaaggGCGAAGGTGTGTTTCGAGAAGGCTCtggaaaagaacccaaagaaCCCAGAATTCACCTCTGGATTGGCCATCGCGAGCTACCGTCTGGAGGACTGGCCACCGTCTCAGGACCCCGTCGACCCTCTGAGGCGAGCCATCAGGCTGAATCCTGACAACCAGTATATCAAAGTCCTCCTGGCTCTGAAGCTTCACAAGATGAAAGAAGAAGGTGAAGGAGAGAGGTTAGTTGAAGAAGCCTTAGCAAAAGCCCCAGGAGCAACAGATGTACTTCGAAGTGCAGCAGAGCTTTATCGCAGAAAAAATGACCCAGACAAAGCAATTGAACTGCTAAGAAAGGCTTTAGAATACACACCAAACAACGCCTACCTGCATTGCCAAATTGGGTCCTGCTACAGGGCAAAAGTCCACGAAATAATGAAAGCAGGAGACAatagaatgaaaagagaagagtTACTGGAACTAATAGGGCAAGCTGTGGCTCATTTCAAGATAGCTGATGAGACCAATGAAAATCTCTTTGATGTCTGTTCCCGTCTTGCCATCCTCCATGTTCTAGCAGATCAGAATGAAGAAGCAGAGTATTACTTCCAGAAAGAATTCAGCAAAGAGCATTCTCCTGTTGACAAGCAAGTGCTCCATCTGCGGTACGGCAACTTTCAGCTGTATCAAATGAAGCGTGAAGACATGGCCATCCACCATTATCTAGAGggtataaaaataaaccagaaatcaAAGAttacagaaaagatgaaaaataaactgcaaaaaaTTGCCAAAATGCGGCTTTCCAAAAACAGAGAAGATTCTGAGGCTCTGTATATCTTGGAATTCCTTCAGGAACTGAGTGAAGAAACACAGCAAGCAGATGAAAATTCTGAGAAGGGTTTGGACTCTGGAAGACTTATCCTGTCAGCATCTTTAGCTGAGATAGAGAATGAGGAATAG